One Triticum dicoccoides isolate Atlit2015 ecotype Zavitan chromosome 5B, WEW_v2.0, whole genome shotgun sequence genomic window carries:
- the LOC119307452 gene encoding neo-calmodulin-like codes for MAGAGAAAISSEQMSEFREAFAFFDKDGDGCITAEELSTVIRSLGQSPTPEELRDMVRDVDADGNGTIEFAEFLALMSRKADADADAADPEEELREAFRVFDKDHDGHISKAELRHVMISLGEKLTDDEVDGMIQEADLDGDGLVNFDEFVRMMMLSDADQQQQQQH; via the coding sequence ATGGCCGGCGCCGGTGCAGCAGCGATCAGTTCGGAGCAGATGAGCGAGTTCCGGGAGGCCTTCGCCTTCTTCGACAAGGACGGCGACGGCTGCATCAcggcggaggagctgtccacggtcATCCGCTCCCTGGGCCAGTCCCCGACGCCCGAGGAGCTGCGCGACATGGTGCGCGACGTGGACGCCGACGGCAACGGCACCATCGAGTTCGCCGAGTTCCTGGCGCTCATGTCCCGCaaggccgacgccgacgccgacgccgccgacCCAGAGGAGGAGCTCCGGGAGGCCTTCAGGGTGTTCGACAAGGACCACGACGGCCACATCTCCAAGGCCGAGCTGCGCCACGTCATGATCAGCCTCGGCGAGAAGCTCACCGACGACGAGGTGGACGGGATGATCCAGGAGGCCGACCTCGACGGCGACGGCCTCGTCAACTTCGACGAGTTCGTCAGGATGATGATGCTCTCAGACGccgaccagcagcagcagcagcagcattga